The following are encoded in a window of Ignicoccus islandicus DSM 13165 genomic DNA:
- a CDS encoding ABC transporter substrate-binding protein, which translates to MKRAQVLITILLFLSTIALSSQISIGLGNWGPPNPVRFYPRGPAYVITSFAYDTLVWKDSKGVIPWLAVKWVKLNDTAWVFYLRKGLTWSDGEPLTAEDVAFSYNYLKESKWAWKDMSVLKRAVALNETTVLIELNRPFPLFVEEYATTVFVIPKRVWSSKPSLSVSSGPYVLKSYSPGSGYVFVKNPRFWGPEPLFDQLVIPSMQFTSPQALASAFISGKVDAITLMGKAWRLIKVIESRKPNAIIKKGPMYWVLFLGFNLNKYPFDVKEFRKAVSLALDLKQLVLRSVGSFEGALPGVPGYVPPYSAFYNKNVGVHEYSPKEAVQLMEKLGIRDSDGDGCVELNGRKWRPLLVTSKSWVTEALIVKEMLERVGICVNVKTVAGTKQLDWIVKNGAFDMEINGHGATGNNPFALTWIFKAFGTPWFNEKYEKLMRKLTSAKNLEEAEEIAKEAQGIIADEVPRIALYYPYQFLVSDGKAHWFFTYNGIDGGIPLPYNKLALLKPIR; encoded by the coding sequence ATGAAACGTGCACAAGTACTTATAACGATCCTTCTATTTCTTTCAACAATTGCGTTGTCATCGCAAATATCTATAGGGCTAGGCAATTGGGGGCCTCCTAACCCGGTCCGCTTCTACCCAAGAGGTCCGGCTTACGTAATAACTAGCTTCGCCTACGATACGTTGGTGTGGAAGGACTCCAAGGGAGTAATACCTTGGTTAGCCGTCAAGTGGGTAAAACTGAACGATACTGCATGGGTTTTCTATTTGCGAAAAGGTCTTACTTGGAGCGACGGTGAGCCCTTAACCGCCGAGGACGTAGCTTTCTCCTATAACTACCTTAAGGAATCTAAATGGGCATGGAAGGATATGAGCGTCTTGAAGAGAGCGGTCGCGTTGAACGAAACGACTGTTTTAATAGAATTGAATAGGCCCTTCCCTCTATTTGTAGAGGAGTACGCTACCACGGTCTTCGTCATTCCCAAACGCGTTTGGTCCTCAAAGCCTTCGCTAAGCGTATCGAGCGGACCTTACGTCCTCAAGTCCTATAGTCCCGGAAGCGGCTACGTCTTCGTAAAGAATCCGAGGTTCTGGGGTCCCGAACCCCTTTTCGATCAACTAGTAATACCTTCAATGCAGTTCACCTCGCCTCAAGCGCTCGCCTCGGCCTTCATTTCCGGTAAAGTAGACGCAATAACCCTAATGGGCAAGGCATGGAGATTGATAAAGGTAATAGAAAGTAGGAAGCCTAATGCTATAATAAAGAAAGGGCCTATGTACTGGGTCCTCTTCTTAGGCTTTAACTTAAATAAATACCCATTCGACGTAAAGGAGTTCCGTAAGGCAGTGTCCCTCGCTTTGGACTTGAAGCAGCTAGTTCTTAGAAGCGTGGGTAGCTTCGAAGGGGCCTTACCGGGAGTCCCTGGATACGTTCCGCCTTACAGCGCGTTCTACAATAAGAACGTAGGCGTTCACGAGTACTCACCGAAGGAAGCGGTCCAATTGATGGAGAAACTCGGAATTAGGGATTCGGATGGAGACGGTTGCGTTGAACTTAACGGAAGGAAGTGGAGGCCTCTCCTAGTTACGTCGAAGAGTTGGGTAACGGAGGCCTTAATAGTTAAGGAAATGTTAGAGAGGGTCGGAATATGTGTGAACGTGAAGACCGTAGCTGGAACGAAGCAACTCGATTGGATAGTTAAGAACGGTGCGTTCGATATGGAGATAAACGGCCACGGCGCGACGGGTAACAACCCGTTCGCGTTAACGTGGATATTCAAAGCATTTGGAACTCCTTGGTTCAATGAGAAATACGAAAAACTAATGAGGAAGTTGACCTCTGCAAAGAACTTGGAAGAGGCTGAGGAAATAGCTAAGGAAGCTCAAGGAATAATAGCGGACGAGGTGCCCAGGATAGCCCTCTACTATCCCTATCAGTTCCTCGTCAGCGACGGCAAGGCCCATTGGTTCTTTACCTATAATGGAATAGATGGCGGAATTCCGCTACCATATAACAAGCTAGCTCTATTGAAACCGATCCGCTGA
- a CDS encoding MMPL family transporter — protein sequence MRRNQALYLTILLTITVIGYLVPIPKVKSGMASAPLLSSSAESMKVSNVTSSSSLNASNVIIFNVTNEEISFSPNFYEKVERILSEFSLNSSLNYNILNEEIRDRVSEALVNYVKQYFPYLSYMKSLINQFDAISIYVVEQMSSLWNLKLLLENLDSVKRNVYSELLNVSKAVNEFEEKFYQTEIETYLKLNESEALLNEKLEMARKIYDSIVKVNEVFRQIYSKFNRVLELECSKGGLSIREVSVIISESNSTLERTFGNVLSNAFLETAAAWPKDLNEICKDPRQRSSFVAQTLARFVSIAPDSLSNDVGELFGLDPESSKTIITIALSLGPKVKREVLESAFVEALRLIYNVPANEAILLLGGIKGHAEARAELIIKYMNVTNGCIATAIRESVTTNSPLSVSLSRCETEGLLKVLNDLYGVDPLSLNVSLAYRGLTSDWLDYFAKETIYEKLRGFGVPHPIAFEIAFEGVKPSEYEVLYQTLNASGSLYAKEIAFAMAHSKDFEQAKKIALVNVFKGYVKELEASGLSQKAAELLLSYLLAWTPGLNDELVNQIVFKVVVTELMERSSSFALSQLVFKLIDVNEFVKELIQCPDIDCALEKTNELSSELASKFISKYTAYELLVGKDEKHPIFLISSPLRYEEVSKIKSVLSNLSGVRDVHFTGTDLLNEDVQLHVNESLNDVNLFSTVAVLLVLLLSTRSLKLTFIPLIIILIVLKVYDLVLFALSQVTGFVPGTIDLIVATATVLGVGIDYTLYATSRSREVGLKEAMKPILLASGVASTGFLLFGALATVFLPSLSSIGVSVPLAIMLTSTLGPLMASSIADVLNVEPMPMPRKKPGLAALSVEFPRLTVALALTLALIGVLTLRYWPPGYDLFLFLPPDAPSVKSLSVLEEYSSPGVIGQTVILLKLRNSSSIAEVTEQIDNLVQYFLESGYFDYAFTVTRPLGKFVSYDYDALKLLGADRFVKGSYVVIYLLPHYPPDSNVMIDYVGYMRSFLKKWVSSKNQFFEEALVGGESAINYDVSNAINNVILSYMTPLMIILSSAIFVVVFERMEFILATAISTLVPIAVSLGLSNLLFRTLFSIPMLWLVVPLLVTAILSIGSDYLVFYLYGVKEGMEKCKVRLNGECVNMLNVLLYTSSKLSKLIMGFALTFSVAYLSMVASKIWALREIGASIGLAAILLLISVAYTLVPAVLALVYRRR from the coding sequence GTGAGGCGGAACCAAGCGCTTTACCTAACGATCCTACTGACCATTACCGTCATAGGATACCTAGTACCGATACCGAAAGTTAAGAGCGGAATGGCTTCAGCGCCCTTGCTCTCTAGCTCAGCCGAATCAATGAAGGTCTCGAACGTAACCAGTTCCTCATCGCTCAATGCGAGCAACGTGATAATATTCAATGTTACCAACGAGGAAATTAGCTTCTCGCCCAACTTCTATGAGAAGGTCGAGAGAATACTATCTGAGTTCTCTCTTAATTCCTCTCTAAATTACAACATATTGAACGAGGAGATAAGGGATAGGGTCTCGGAAGCGCTCGTTAACTACGTTAAGCAATACTTCCCCTATCTCTCGTATATGAAGAGCTTGATAAACCAATTCGACGCGATTTCCATATACGTTGTAGAGCAAATGAGTTCCCTCTGGAACTTAAAGCTTCTTTTAGAGAACTTGGATAGCGTTAAGAGAAACGTCTATAGCGAATTACTGAACGTATCTAAGGCCGTTAACGAATTCGAAGAAAAATTCTACCAAACGGAAATTGAAACTTACTTGAAGCTTAACGAGAGCGAGGCTTTGTTAAACGAGAAGTTGGAGATGGCTAGGAAAATTTACGATTCGATCGTTAAGGTGAACGAGGTCTTCCGTCAGATATATTCGAAGTTCAACCGAGTATTGGAGCTGGAATGTTCTAAAGGAGGCCTATCGATCAGGGAAGTAAGCGTAATTATTAGCGAATCTAACTCTACTCTTGAAAGAACGTTCGGTAATGTTCTATCTAATGCGTTCTTAGAGACTGCGGCTGCTTGGCCGAAGGACTTGAACGAAATATGTAAGGACCCGAGGCAGAGGTCCTCCTTCGTTGCACAGACCCTAGCTAGGTTCGTTTCCATAGCACCGGATTCCCTATCAAATGACGTAGGGGAATTATTCGGTTTAGATCCAGAATCATCTAAGACCATAATTACCATCGCATTGAGCTTGGGACCAAAGGTTAAGAGAGAAGTCTTGGAATCGGCCTTCGTTGAAGCCCTAAGGCTAATTTACAACGTCCCTGCCAACGAGGCAATACTCCTACTAGGAGGCATAAAGGGTCACGCTGAGGCTCGGGCCGAACTTATAATAAAATATATGAACGTGACCAACGGATGCATCGCTACCGCAATTAGGGAGAGCGTAACGACGAATTCCCCCCTAAGCGTTTCCCTATCGCGATGCGAAACGGAAGGCCTCTTAAAGGTCCTTAACGATCTCTATGGCGTTGATCCGCTCTCCCTTAACGTGAGCTTAGCCTACAGGGGCCTCACGAGCGACTGGCTAGATTACTTCGCTAAGGAAACCATTTACGAGAAATTGAGGGGGTTCGGGGTCCCCCATCCAATAGCTTTCGAGATAGCGTTCGAGGGGGTTAAACCGAGCGAGTACGAAGTGCTATATCAGACCCTCAACGCTAGCGGCTCCCTTTACGCAAAGGAAATAGCTTTCGCTATGGCCCATTCGAAGGACTTCGAGCAAGCAAAGAAGATAGCGCTAGTTAACGTCTTCAAGGGCTACGTCAAGGAATTGGAAGCCAGTGGCTTAAGTCAAAAGGCGGCCGAACTACTTCTAAGTTACCTGCTCGCTTGGACGCCAGGTCTCAATGACGAGCTAGTAAATCAAATAGTGTTCAAGGTAGTAGTTACGGAACTTATGGAAAGGTCCTCTTCTTTCGCGCTTTCTCAGCTCGTATTCAAACTGATAGACGTAAACGAATTCGTCAAGGAACTGATTCAATGTCCCGATATAGATTGCGCTCTGGAGAAAACCAACGAATTAAGTTCGGAGCTCGCTTCGAAGTTCATATCTAAGTACACCGCTTACGAGCTTCTAGTCGGAAAGGACGAGAAACACCCGATCTTTCTAATTAGTTCCCCATTGAGGTACGAGGAAGTTTCGAAGATCAAGAGCGTTCTAAGTAACTTAAGCGGCGTAAGGGACGTTCACTTCACCGGTACGGACCTCCTGAACGAGGACGTCCAACTCCACGTTAACGAAAGCTTGAACGACGTGAACTTGTTCTCAACCGTTGCCGTGTTGTTAGTATTGCTTCTATCGACGAGGAGTTTGAAACTGACCTTCATCCCACTAATTATAATTTTGATAGTACTGAAGGTGTACGATCTAGTTCTCTTCGCCTTGTCTCAAGTAACGGGCTTCGTTCCGGGTACGATAGACTTGATAGTGGCAACGGCAACGGTACTGGGTGTAGGGATAGACTACACCCTTTACGCAACCAGCAGGTCGAGGGAGGTCGGTCTAAAGGAAGCGATGAAACCTATACTGCTGGCCTCCGGTGTAGCTTCAACGGGATTCTTGCTCTTCGGTGCCCTCGCAACAGTGTTCCTCCCAAGCTTGAGCTCAATAGGAGTAAGCGTCCCATTAGCGATAATGCTCACTTCTACTCTAGGTCCGCTAATGGCCTCATCCATTGCAGACGTCCTTAACGTAGAACCGATGCCCATGCCGAGGAAGAAGCCTGGGTTGGCTGCTCTATCTGTCGAGTTCCCCAGGCTAACGGTCGCTCTGGCGTTGACCTTAGCGCTGATAGGCGTTCTAACCCTCAGGTACTGGCCTCCCGGATACGACTTGTTCCTCTTCCTACCTCCGGACGCCCCTTCAGTGAAGAGCCTAAGCGTTCTAGAGGAGTACTCTAGCCCGGGCGTTATAGGGCAAACAGTAATCTTGTTGAAGCTAAGGAACTCAAGTTCTATAGCAGAAGTTACTGAGCAGATAGATAACTTAGTCCAGTACTTCTTGGAGAGCGGTTACTTCGATTACGCCTTCACCGTTACCAGACCCTTAGGCAAGTTCGTTAGCTACGACTACGACGCCCTGAAGCTCTTGGGGGCGGATCGCTTCGTTAAGGGAAGTTACGTAGTAATTTACTTGTTACCTCATTACCCGCCGGATAGCAACGTAATGATAGATTACGTCGGATACATGAGGTCTTTCTTAAAGAAATGGGTTAGTTCGAAGAACCAGTTCTTCGAAGAGGCCTTGGTTGGAGGAGAGAGTGCAATCAATTACGACGTGTCAAACGCAATAAACAACGTAATTTTGAGTTACATGACGCCTTTGATGATAATACTTAGCTCGGCTATATTCGTAGTTGTGTTTGAAAGAATGGAATTCATTTTGGCAACGGCCATCTCCACTTTAGTGCCAATAGCCGTTTCGTTGGGTCTCAGTAACTTGTTGTTCAGGACCTTGTTCTCGATTCCTATGCTGTGGTTAGTAGTACCCCTGTTAGTTACAGCAATACTAAGCATAGGTAGCGATTACTTAGTTTTCTACCTATACGGGGTTAAGGAGGGCATGGAGAAGTGTAAAGTGAGGTTAAACGGGGAATGCGTTAACATGCTGAACGTACTGCTTTACACCTCATCCAAGCTATCTAAACTCATTATGGGCTTCGCCTTAACTTTCTCAGTTGCTTACTTATCGATGGTAGCTTCCAAGATATGGGCCCTTAGGGAGATAGGTGCCTCTATAGGCTTAGCGGCGATACTCCTACTGATATCCGTGGCTTACACTCTAGTACCGGCCGTGCTGGCACTAGTGTACAGGAGGCGATGA
- a CDS encoding orotidine 5'-phosphate decarboxylase / HUMPS family protein produces MVALDPPIGEGWEWALKVAERLKGKVRAFKVGWPLLLEGNRVRELREYGEVIADLKLADISYTMINIVKRVGADAYIAHAFVGRKDALRELRREVDKLYLLVSMSHEGSKEFIDLHWREFVLEAYELADGIVAPATKPELIRKVRAIWLKEIISPGVGAQGALPCSAIRAGANYEIIGRSLTRAEDPISFLESHYPC; encoded by the coding sequence ATAGTTGCCTTGGATCCTCCAATAGGTGAGGGATGGGAATGGGCACTGAAAGTGGCCGAAAGGCTGAAGGGTAAGGTGAGGGCGTTCAAGGTCGGATGGCCCCTCTTACTTGAAGGGAATAGGGTGAGGGAACTAAGGGAGTACGGCGAAGTTATAGCTGATTTGAAGTTAGCGGACATAAGTTACACAATGATAAACATCGTTAAGAGAGTTGGAGCTGACGCATACATAGCCCACGCCTTCGTTGGAAGGAAGGACGCATTAAGGGAACTTAGAAGGGAAGTCGACAAGCTCTATCTGCTGGTTTCAATGAGTCACGAAGGTTCCAAGGAGTTCATTGATCTCCACTGGAGGGAGTTCGTTTTAGAAGCATACGAACTGGCCGACGGAATAGTTGCTCCCGCTACTAAGCCGGAGTTAATAAGGAAGGTAAGGGCCATTTGGCTCAAGGAGATAATATCTCCCGGTGTTGGAGCGCAAGGAGCCCTACCTTGCTCAGCGATAAGGGCTGGCGCCAACTACGAAATAATAGGTAGAAGCCTAACGCGAGCCGAAGATCCAATATCGTTCCTTGAATCTCACTACCCGTGTTAG
- a CDS encoding ABC transporter permease subunit, with amino-acid sequence MECVEVEPLASPSPAFPLGGDPLGRDALCVFLSLLPNTLTAQVAAIATSFAFLWILVLLAASSKIRRIERSSLSLANGFPKLPFFVFLSLVVSLTPLQIGALVGILGSIRYAIGLLERAEEIMNECFSVASLSSGGTKIWVVRKHVLPHLIGLILRSSLIVGAIAVHAEVGLGMMGLEDVRHQGIGQLVYLVLNTPGAIQTQAGLIQALFVTSFSTFLSAVPMILRASLPSIRDRKRYLK; translated from the coding sequence ATGGAGTGTGTGGAAGTAGAGCCCCTAGCTTCCCCAAGTCCGGCCTTCCCATTAGGGGGAGACCCCCTAGGAAGGGACGCGTTGTGCGTGTTCCTCTCCTTGCTGCCCAACACTTTAACGGCCCAAGTTGCTGCCATAGCCACTTCCTTCGCCTTCTTGTGGATATTGGTTCTATTAGCAGCTTCATCAAAAATTAGAAGGATCGAAAGGAGTTCGCTTAGCTTGGCCAACGGCTTCCCCAAGTTGCCATTCTTCGTCTTCCTCTCCTTAGTCGTCTCCTTAACCCCGCTTCAGATAGGCGCGCTCGTTGGAATATTAGGTTCCATTAGGTACGCAATAGGGCTTCTGGAGAGGGCCGAGGAAATAATGAACGAGTGTTTCTCAGTGGCGAGCCTTTCGTCGGGCGGAACTAAGATATGGGTCGTTAGGAAACACGTCTTGCCCCACCTAATTGGCTTAATTCTAAGGTCTTCCCTAATAGTAGGCGCGATAGCCGTTCACGCGGAAGTTGGCTTGGGAATGATGGGGCTGGAAGACGTTAGGCATCAAGGTATAGGCCAACTAGTCTACTTGGTTCTAAACACTCCCGGCGCTATCCAAACCCAGGCCGGATTGATCCAAGCGCTCTTCGTTACCTCATTTTCAACGTTCCTATCGGCCGTTCCTATGATACTTAGAGCTTCATTACCCTCGATCCGTGATAGGAAGAGGTACCTGAAGTGA
- a CDS encoding uracil-DNA glycosylase produces the protein MSQDCISAIREEVLSCCSCELCKYRTRPVPGELMGSGKLFLVGEAPGKREDELGRPFVGKAGILLRKTLDEVGAKDVYITNAVKCRPPNNRTPTRSEIETCKPYLIREISCLRPKVIVALGKTASYALLGVDRSLKEMRGRRFQAEYGGVKVDVIVTYHPAAVVRNPKYLLPFKFDIRRAWEEVKGLG, from the coding sequence ATGTCACAAGACTGTATCTCAGCGATTAGGGAAGAGGTGCTTAGTTGCTGTTCATGCGAACTATGCAAATATAGGACGAGGCCCGTCCCGGGAGAGCTCATGGGCAGTGGAAAGTTATTCTTAGTTGGGGAAGCGCCCGGAAAGAGGGAAGACGAACTCGGTAGACCGTTCGTGGGTAAGGCCGGGATCCTCCTCAGGAAAACGTTAGATGAGGTTGGAGCGAAAGACGTATACATTACCAATGCCGTTAAGTGCAGACCACCTAACAACAGAACCCCCACTAGGTCTGAAATAGAAACGTGTAAACCATATTTAATTAGAGAAATATCTTGCTTAAGGCCTAAGGTGATAGTTGCCCTCGGAAAAACAGCTTCCTACGCGCTCTTGGGAGTGGATAGAAGCTTGAAGGAAATGAGGGGTAGGAGGTTTCAAGCCGAGTACGGAGGAGTCAAAGTTGATGTAATAGTTACCTATCATCCCGCTGCTGTAGTTCGGAACCCCAAATACTTACTGCCCTTTAAGTTCGATATAAGAAGGGCTTGGGAAGAGGTTAAAGGGTTAGGTTGA
- a CDS encoding DUF211 domain-containing protein, with protein sequence MGKIKRLLLDTLKPLKGLSIIDIAKEIVDMEGLGRVTIKVDEMDVETVTLSIIVEGDDIDFEKLKAALEERGVVIHSIDEVTAEKE encoded by the coding sequence ATGGGTAAAATAAAGAGACTACTCCTAGATACGCTTAAACCCCTCAAGGGCTTGAGCATCATCGACATTGCTAAGGAAATAGTCGATATGGAGGGCCTCGGTAGAGTTACTATAAAGGTCGATGAAATGGACGTCGAAACCGTTACCCTTTCTATAATAGTTGAAGGGGACGACATTGACTTCGAGAAGCTGAAGGCGGCGTTGGAAGAGAGAGGCGTTGTAATACATTCGATAGATGAAGTGACTGCCGAGAAAGAGTAA
- a CDS encoding B3/4 domain-containing protein, which yields MEVREMRIARDAYAREKGAYLIYGWAEGVEVKEEDAEVTEFLRKVEEEVRRKYVLEKVKDVPVIRAYRDFMWRIGIDPTKIRPSSEALLRRALRGSIPTINSLVDLGNAVSLRYLVPIGIYDLDKAKDSMILRKAREGEIFLPIGKGEVRLNGNEVVLADEEGPMHLFPYRDSRRTMVTLDTKRALVVGAGVNGVEEELVKKAVSEILNFLREKGAEVSENVYGCEDI from the coding sequence ATGGAGGTTCGCGAAATGAGGATAGCTAGGGATGCATACGCTAGAGAGAAAGGGGCTTACTTGATATACGGATGGGCGGAAGGCGTCGAAGTGAAGGAGGAAGACGCGGAAGTAACTGAATTCTTGAGGAAGGTAGAGGAGGAGGTTAGGAGAAAGTACGTATTAGAGAAAGTAAAGGACGTTCCAGTAATAAGGGCGTATAGAGACTTTATGTGGAGAATTGGCATTGATCCAACTAAGATAAGGCCTTCCTCAGAGGCACTGCTCAGAAGGGCCTTGAGGGGTAGCATCCCTACAATAAATTCTCTGGTCGACCTAGGGAACGCGGTTAGCTTGAGGTATCTAGTTCCAATAGGAATATATGATTTGGACAAAGCGAAGGACTCAATGATACTGAGAAAAGCGAGGGAAGGCGAGATATTTCTCCCTATTGGGAAAGGGGAGGTGAGGTTGAACGGGAACGAGGTAGTATTAGCGGACGAAGAGGGACCAATGCACTTGTTCCCTTATAGGGACTCAAGGAGAACCATGGTGACCCTAGACACGAAAAGGGCCTTGGTTGTGGGAGCGGGAGTTAACGGCGTAGAAGAGGAACTAGTGAAGAAGGCAGTGAGCGAAATACTGAACTTCCTCCGCGAGAAAGGCGCTGAGGTGAGCGAAAACGTCTACGGATGTGAGGACATATAG
- a CDS encoding inositol monophosphatase family protein gives MRTYRKMALKAASKAAEYLRNTFLNSNETEIVEDHGSDVSRRMDLKAEEVIINVLREEGFKGAIVTEERGTLGEGPPFAVVDPVDGSLNYVVGSPYFAVSIGISLGDSLEEVEAGALCPAFGHPCYSFEGPRAFQGSEEFSKGRLEKVLFFYGDPLIEREMEILKGIYSILGKPKIRTPGSISLDLLSVAKGKALAAVDVRSKLRNVDLAAAVPLLIRVGGGVNEEVLKVKVDGVRVAGDLIATYDRELLNKLLQIYASFPKDAVYGE, from the coding sequence GTGAGGACATATAGGAAGATGGCTCTCAAAGCGGCTTCCAAGGCCGCGGAGTACTTAAGGAACACCTTCCTGAACTCCAACGAAACTGAGATAGTAGAGGACCACGGTTCGGACGTATCTAGGAGAATGGACCTTAAGGCCGAGGAGGTAATAATTAACGTCTTAAGGGAGGAGGGATTCAAAGGCGCCATAGTAACTGAGGAGAGAGGTACCCTAGGGGAAGGTCCCCCCTTCGCAGTTGTCGATCCAGTGGACGGGAGCTTGAACTACGTCGTGGGTTCGCCTTACTTCGCGGTCAGTATAGGAATATCGTTGGGAGATTCGTTGGAAGAAGTGGAGGCCGGGGCGCTCTGCCCAGCGTTCGGCCACCCTTGCTACTCGTTCGAAGGGCCTAGGGCGTTCCAAGGAAGCGAGGAGTTCTCGAAAGGCCGCTTAGAGAAGGTACTATTCTTCTACGGAGATCCCCTAATAGAGAGGGAAATGGAGATACTCAAGGGCATATACTCCATCTTAGGTAAACCGAAGATCAGGACTCCCGGGTCTATCTCGCTGGACTTGCTCAGCGTGGCCAAAGGGAAGGCCCTAGCAGCCGTAGACGTTAGGAGCAAATTGAGAAACGTGGACTTGGCGGCAGCTGTCCCCTTGCTGATTCGCGTAGGCGGGGGCGTGAACGAGGAAGTCTTGAAAGTGAAGGTCGATGGCGTTAGAGTAGCTGGCGACCTAATTGCTACTTATGATAGAGAATTGTTGAACAAATTATTACAGATCTACGCGTCCTTCCCAAAGGACGCGGTGTACGGGGAGTGA
- a CDS encoding hydrogenase maturation protease: MRRALVLGIGNRMYGEDGFGSCLGEFLSKQKLSDVEARDGDYMGMGLIGWLEGFSLVIFLDAVVDDVKEDLVVYKIVPENATYEELAELPVDAHKASPTQLAAFAKRSGIFDGEAYLVGLKAEKVCWPCPLTERAANLMPLAVDKVNEILRKYGFSTFSKEGLEEWVRSNCMEIKF, translated from the coding sequence GTGAGGAGGGCCTTAGTTCTCGGAATTGGTAATAGGATGTATGGCGAGGACGGATTCGGTAGCTGTTTAGGGGAGTTCCTATCCAAACAGAAGCTAAGCGACGTTGAAGCTAGGGACGGAGACTACATGGGAATGGGGCTAATAGGTTGGTTGGAAGGCTTCTCCTTAGTGATCTTCTTGGACGCTGTAGTTGATGACGTGAAAGAGGACCTAGTAGTATACAAGATCGTTCCAGAGAACGCTACTTACGAGGAGTTAGCGGAACTGCCCGTAGACGCGCACAAAGCCTCTCCAACCCAACTGGCCGCATTCGCGAAGCGTTCGGGAATATTCGATGGCGAGGCCTACTTAGTTGGCTTGAAGGCTGAAAAAGTCTGCTGGCCGTGTCCGCTTACCGAGAGAGCGGCGAACTTGATGCCCCTGGCTGTGGACAAGGTCAACGAGATCTTGAGGAAGTACGGCTTCAGTACGTTCAGCAAAGAGGGGCTAGAGGAGTGGGTTCGCTCTAACTGCATGGAAATAAAGTTCTGA
- the cysS gene encoding cysteine--tRNA ligase, which yields MIKVYNTLTRKYEDFQPLQPPLVRMYVCGPTVYDHSHIGHARTWVAFDVVKRYLRLRGYFVIHVQNITDIDDKIINRANELGVSWKEIADKYAKEYLDLMKEMKVFPTIHPRVTEHISDIIEFIKDLIEKGYAYVTPSGVYFDVDKYPYYGQLSGVKDKEMWSQETFVKDKKNPYDFALWKCAKPNEPWWESPWCKGRPGWHIECSTMSSKYLGKQFDIHGGARDLIFPHHENEIAQSEARFGVRPWVKYWLHSGYLTVKGEKMSKSLGNIVPLVDLLKEYPADVVRYWLTTAHYRSELDFSYDRLDQAKVALERMKMSVDKLRRTVEKGYPKGSLKDEEVKAIYDIWKLREEFHQAMSNDFNTPEAWAKVREALRIANETDSWEVAAITLNFVEEADQVFAVFEEKRVEGVEPFVDLLVRVRSRLRERKMWELSDWIRSELDKLGVKLLDKGRETEWRFAK from the coding sequence GTGATTAAGGTCTATAATACTCTAACTAGAAAATACGAGGATTTTCAACCCCTTCAACCTCCTCTTGTAAGAATGTACGTTTGCGGTCCTACTGTCTACGATCACAGTCACATAGGCCACGCGAGAACTTGGGTCGCCTTCGATGTTGTGAAGAGGTACTTACGCTTAAGAGGGTATTTCGTAATACACGTTCAGAACATAACTGACATCGATGATAAGATAATCAATAGAGCCAACGAGCTTGGGGTTAGCTGGAAGGAAATAGCAGATAAGTACGCAAAGGAGTACTTAGATTTAATGAAAGAGATGAAGGTATTCCCTACCATTCATCCGAGAGTTACCGAACACATTAGCGATATAATAGAATTCATAAAGGACTTAATTGAAAAGGGATACGCATACGTAACTCCTTCCGGGGTCTACTTCGATGTGGACAAGTATCCATACTACGGTCAACTTTCCGGTGTGAAAGACAAGGAGATGTGGAGTCAAGAGACCTTCGTGAAGGACAAGAAGAACCCATACGATTTCGCTTTGTGGAAGTGTGCTAAGCCCAACGAGCCTTGGTGGGAGAGTCCTTGGTGTAAGGGGAGGCCTGGATGGCACATAGAGTGTTCCACTATGAGCAGTAAGTACCTGGGAAAGCAATTCGACATACATGGCGGGGCTAGGGACCTAATTTTCCCACATCATGAGAATGAGATAGCGCAGAGCGAGGCCAGGTTCGGGGTAAGGCCATGGGTAAAGTACTGGCTTCACAGCGGTTACTTGACTGTAAAAGGGGAAAAGATGAGCAAGAGCTTGGGTAACATAGTTCCCTTAGTAGATCTATTGAAAGAATATCCGGCCGATGTGGTTAGGTACTGGCTCACCACTGCCCACTATCGCTCGGAACTAGATTTTTCATATGATAGACTTGACCAAGCGAAGGTAGCCCTTGAGAGAATGAAGATGAGCGTTGACAAGCTTAGGAGAACTGTCGAGAAAGGCTACCCCAAGGGCTCGCTCAAGGACGAGGAGGTAAAGGCAATTTACGATATATGGAAGCTTAGGGAGGAGTTCCATCAAGCTATGAGCAACGACTTCAATACTCCAGAGGCTTGGGCCAAGGTAAGGGAGGCCCTCAGAATAGCCAACGAGACGGATTCGTGGGAAGTGGCTGCGATAACGCTCAACTTCGTTGAAGAGGCCGACCAAGTGTTTGCTGTATTTGAAGAGAAACGCGTGGAGGGCGTGGAACCGTTCGTGGACCTATTAGTTAGAGTTAGAAGTAGGTTAAGGGAAAGGAAAATGTGGGAATTGAGCGACTGGATAAGATCCGAACTAGATAAGCTCGGGGTAAAGCTATTGGACAAAGGTAGGGAAACTGAATGGAGGTTCGCGAAATGA